The following proteins are encoded in a genomic region of Puniceicoccus vermicola:
- a CDS encoding pyridoxamine 5'-phosphate oxidase family protein codes for MSKLSEEVLTAVEKTIPMGVATADVQGRPNLVYVSLIKAIDSDTLVVGDCAFSKTKANLAENPVMSALVMNPDTKRAFQIKCRAEEVTEGERFESVAAWAQSLWPNVPLRAAYYLHVEEVFAGAERIA; via the coding sequence ATGAGTAAACTATCCGAAGAAGTTCTGACCGCCGTTGAAAAGACCATTCCGATGGGAGTGGCCACTGCCGATGTTCAAGGGAGACCGAATCTGGTCTACGTCTCCCTGATCAAAGCCATCGACAGCGACACCTTGGTCGTTGGAGATTGCGCCTTCTCGAAAACCAAGGCCAATCTGGCCGAAAATCCGGTCATGAGCGCCCTCGTCATGAATCCAGACACCAAGCGAGCCTTTCAGATCAAATGCCGAGCGGAAGAGGTGACGGAAGGCGAACGGTTCGAATCGGTCGCAGCTTGGGCACAGTCCCTCTGGCCGAATGTGCCGCTGCGGGCCGCTTATTACCTTCACGTGGAAGAAGTTTTCGCAGGGGCCGAGAGAATCGCCTAA